In the genome of Xanthocytophaga agilis, one region contains:
- a CDS encoding VOC family protein produces the protein MTESTHPVVFFDIGCKDLDKTTTFYQSLFGWTPSGIPFANLLNTGSLEGIQGQITALGHEPHNYVIVYIQVDDISSHLDRIIAAGGQKLVGPVTLPNGKQFAWFKDLEGTTMGLVTKV, from the coding sequence ATGACAGAATCAACCCACCCTGTAGTATTTTTTGATATTGGTTGTAAAGACCTTGACAAAACAACTACATTCTACCAAAGCTTATTTGGCTGGACACCCTCTGGTATCCCATTTGCTAATCTACTCAACACTGGTTCTCTGGAAGGCATTCAGGGACAGATTACAGCATTGGGACACGAACCGCATAATTATGTGATTGTATATATACAGGTAGATGATATCAGTTCACATTTAGACAGAATTATAGCTGCAGGTGGACAAAAACTGGTTGGTCCGGTAACACTCCCTAATGGAAAGCAATTTGCCTGGTTTAAAGATTTGGAGGGTACTACAATGGGTTTGGTGACAAAGGTATAG
- a CDS encoding ATP-binding cassette domain-containing protein, which translates to MLTAKNLTKKYGDYIALHNLNLTIEAGEIFALLGQNGAGKTTTINCFLGFIEPSSGQANIDNISVTQNTAETKKYLAYIPETVMLYGNLTGIENLEFFSQLAGFRYSREELSGFLSKAGLQTTAHSQRVGGYSKGMRQKVGIAIAIAKKAKVLLLDEPTSGLDPKASNEFSEILKELSLRGTAILMATHDIFRAKEVAHRIGIMKEGHLVSVIDSRDISATELEQLYLQTV; encoded by the coding sequence ATGCTTACTGCTAAAAATCTCACTAAAAAATACGGAGACTATATTGCTCTCCACAACTTAAATTTGACTATTGAAGCTGGCGAAATATTTGCTTTATTGGGTCAGAACGGAGCAGGTAAAACTACTACTATCAATTGTTTTCTGGGTTTTATAGAACCTAGTAGTGGTCAGGCAAATATCGATAATATTTCAGTGACACAAAATACAGCTGAAACCAAAAAGTATCTGGCTTATATCCCTGAAACAGTAATGCTGTATGGCAATCTAACCGGAATTGAAAATCTTGAATTTTTCTCTCAATTGGCCGGATTTCGTTATTCAAGAGAAGAACTATCGGGCTTTCTTTCCAAGGCAGGCTTACAAACAACAGCACATAGTCAGCGGGTAGGAGGGTATTCAAAAGGGATGAGGCAAAAGGTTGGAATTGCCATTGCGATTGCCAAAAAAGCAAAGGTATTACTACTTGATGAGCCTACCAGTGGGCTTGATCCGAAAGCTTCCAATGAATTTTCTGAAATCCTAAAAGAACTATCGCTGCGGGGAACAGCCATCCTGATGGCTACACATGATATATTCCGTGCCAAAGAAGTAGCCCATCGTATCGGAATTATGAAGGAGGGACATTTGGTTTCTGTGATTGATTCCAGAGATATCTCTGCAACCGAATTAGAGCAGTTGTATTTGCAAACGGTATAA
- a CDS encoding DUF3526 domain-containing protein, which translates to MTGLLIKNFVRSKGLMTGLLLLFLSGLISLNVGKHFLEKNQQIIQQTAHFQQENIDRNVKYVNKEIGLLLYYVRFGLANDTPNLAGLSIGQRDINPAVLSVTIRNLEEQKYTTDLMNPMYQLIGNLDFSFVLIYFFPLIIIAFCFNLISEEKEEGTWSLVLSQAISPLKMLRLKLCIRYVSVLTVLLLLLVIAKFYLAIPVDNAFVAFGLTAILYISFWFSMSWLIVSFHRDSSYNALLLLIVWVLLTIVIPASINAAIVHTYPIPEAFGTVLESREGYHSKWDQPKEPTIQKFQKHYPQFNRYKHPEGQDYSWLWYYAMQQMGDDEAAVHATDLKTKLRKRETASSIIGLFVPTIHTQQNFNHLSQSDMANHLNFIEEVEKFHEQKRLYFYPKIFTDFAIADENWKAFPLAYFQDKVSVSWSSVLIPVFSICVICVVWAGINFRRPLERNVHYQ; encoded by the coding sequence ATGACAGGGTTACTGATTAAAAACTTCGTTCGTTCAAAAGGACTAATGACAGGGCTTTTGTTGTTATTTCTCTCTGGCTTGATAAGTTTGAATGTAGGTAAACATTTTCTTGAAAAGAATCAACAGATTATTCAGCAGACGGCCCACTTCCAGCAGGAAAACATAGATCGGAATGTGAAATATGTCAATAAGGAAATAGGGCTTTTATTATACTATGTACGTTTTGGGTTAGCAAATGATACTCCTAATCTCGCAGGTCTTTCTATTGGGCAACGGGACATTAATCCGGCTGTACTAAGTGTCACTATTCGTAATCTGGAAGAACAGAAATATACTACCGATCTGATGAACCCAATGTATCAGCTGATTGGCAATCTGGATTTTAGTTTTGTGCTGATATACTTTTTTCCACTAATCATCATTGCGTTTTGTTTCAATCTGATTTCAGAAGAGAAAGAAGAAGGAACCTGGAGTCTGGTACTGAGCCAAGCAATTAGTCCATTGAAGATGTTAAGGCTAAAGCTATGTATCCGGTATGTAAGTGTGCTTACAGTGCTATTGTTATTGCTGGTTATCGCTAAATTTTATCTGGCTATTCCTGTAGATAATGCTTTTGTTGCCTTTGGCCTGACCGCTATTTTATATATAAGCTTCTGGTTTAGTATGTCCTGGTTGATTGTATCGTTTCACAGAGACTCAAGTTACAATGCTTTGTTACTACTTATTGTGTGGGTTCTGCTTACTATAGTGATTCCTGCTTCCATTAATGCAGCTATTGTTCATACATATCCTATACCTGAAGCATTTGGAACGGTATTGGAAAGCAGGGAGGGATATCATTCCAAATGGGATCAGCCAAAAGAGCCAACCATACAAAAATTCCAGAAGCATTATCCGCAATTTAACCGATACAAACATCCGGAAGGTCAAGACTATAGCTGGCTTTGGTATTATGCCATGCAACAGATGGGAGATGATGAAGCTGCTGTGCATGCAACAGATTTGAAAACAAAACTTCGGAAACGGGAGACAGCCAGTTCGATTATTGGTTTGTTTGTGCCTACGATTCATACACAGCAGAACTTTAATCATCTGAGTCAATCAGATATGGCTAATCACTTGAACTTTATAGAAGAAGTGGAAAAGTTTCATGAACAGAAACGTTTGTATTTCTATCCGAAAATATTTACAGACTTTGCCATTGCAGATGAAAACTGGAAGGCATTTCCGCTTGCGTATTTTCAGGATAAGGTATCTGTCAGCTGGAGTTCGGTCCTGATTCCTGTGTTTAGCATCTGTGTTATTTGTGTGGTCTGGGCTGGGATTAATTTCAGAAGACCATTGGAACGCAATGTGCATTATCAGTAA
- a CDS encoding DUF3526 domain-containing protein, giving the protein MRFSVLRILSRQVYRSTIKKRSTLWLIGIFNLMLLFAVVSGYQILTTQQQIVDEYSHQVRHRWEKSPDKHPHRMAHYGYVAFRQKFPLSFFDFGMDSYVGNAVFLEAHRQNTVNFSEASLSNGLLRFGEISAGLILQLLLPLVIFFWGFDLISAERENGTLRILLTQGISWPELIIGKCLGLFSVSLTIFAPVAVISLILLFCNEAISENWQALGYFAILVVAYLVYLLIVSLLAVFVSAKSNTSKSALTKLIGFWLFFTLILPKISLVAGQSLYPSPSKIEFDTAVEQELLALGDSHNPNDPHFKALKDSLLQAYGVDSTHKLPFNYGGYVMREGERLSAETYKRHQTKLVAIYQKQQNVVRLTALCNPFMAIKNLSMALSGTDYATYHDFENQAEAYRYKLAQTMNELQIKLISNPTKGSSGKQAIISQKHWAEFPDFSHHFPTFVHVFQQEKLAIFSLIIWISGLYFLVTLSSKHFKAF; this is encoded by the coding sequence ATGCGATTTTCTGTTTTAAGAATTTTATCCCGGCAGGTTTATAGAAGTACTATCAAAAAACGAAGCACACTCTGGCTGATCGGGATTTTTAATCTGATGTTATTGTTTGCAGTAGTGTCAGGATATCAAATACTGACAACTCAGCAACAGATAGTAGACGAATATAGCCATCAGGTGCGTCATCGCTGGGAAAAAAGTCCTGATAAGCATCCTCATCGAATGGCACATTATGGTTATGTGGCTTTTCGTCAGAAGTTTCCGTTGAGCTTCTTTGACTTCGGAATGGATAGCTATGTAGGTAATGCTGTTTTTCTGGAAGCCCATAGGCAAAATACTGTTAATTTTTCAGAGGCCAGTCTGTCTAACGGATTGTTACGGTTTGGAGAGATTTCGGCTGGTTTGATTTTACAGCTTTTGCTGCCACTGGTGATTTTTTTCTGGGGATTCGATCTGATATCTGCTGAACGTGAAAATGGAACTCTCCGGATTTTACTCACGCAGGGTATCAGTTGGCCGGAATTAATTATAGGTAAATGTCTGGGACTGTTTTCTGTATCGCTGACCATCTTTGCACCTGTAGCAGTGATAAGTCTCATTTTGTTGTTTTGCAATGAGGCCATAAGCGAGAATTGGCAGGCATTGGGTTACTTTGCTATACTGGTTGTAGCTTATTTGGTGTACTTACTTATTGTTTCATTGCTGGCTGTTTTTGTTTCTGCAAAAAGCAATACTTCCAAATCTGCCCTGACTAAACTGATCGGTTTCTGGTTGTTCTTTACACTAATACTTCCAAAAATTTCACTGGTAGCAGGGCAGAGTTTGTATCCTTCGCCCTCTAAGATTGAGTTTGATACAGCCGTAGAACAGGAACTATTGGCTCTGGGAGACAGTCATAATCCTAATGATCCTCATTTTAAAGCACTAAAAGATTCCTTGTTACAAGCATATGGCGTAGATTCCACCCACAAGTTGCCATTCAATTATGGTGGCTATGTAATGCGGGAAGGAGAAAGACTCAGTGCTGAAACATATAAAAGACATCAGACAAAGCTGGTAGCGATTTATCAAAAGCAACAGAATGTAGTGCGACTGACTGCGTTGTGCAATCCCTTTATGGCTATCAAAAATCTGTCAATGGCACTCTCTGGAACTGATTATGCCACTTACCATGATTTTGAAAATCAGGCTGAGGCATACCGCTATAAGTTGGCCCAGACAATGAACGAACTGCAAATCAAGCTAATCAGTAATCCCACCAAAGGTTCATCAGGCAAGCAGGCTATCATTAGCCAGAAGCACTGGGCTGAGTTCCCTGATTTCAGCCATCATTTCCCCACCTTTGTCCATGTTTTTCAGCAGGAGAAACTTGCTATTTTCTCTCTGATCATTTGGATATCAGGGTTGTATTTTCTGGTAACGTTATCTTCCAAGCATTTTAAAGCATTCTAA
- a CDS encoding TonB-dependent receptor: MLKKLPFLLLLVLVSQIVNAQHVLTGKVTDPSGIPLPHANIKLSSGTASKGTHSDANGYFEFTNLQNQVYSLIVSSVGYQTSEQIATIQQADLVVSITLIPQTTELQGVEIVGRSQRNYTSDYSFSATKIAIRNKDLPQSVSTVTKELITDRQAFQLADAVKIASGVIPSSFYNQYAIRGISQNEEGQIINGLRTRQYYFLQPLTSNIERVEVLKGPASVTFSSVDPGGSINMVTKKPLAEDRKEITLGAGSFSTIRGALDFTGPLNESKTLLYRLNGAYQEARSYRDLISNKSILISPSFSYIPNTKTAINAEIIFSNLNGNLDRGQPIFGAIAGKTNLNSTPISLNLAAPTDFFKSKELILMGSFAHKFTEKLSVNVSYMKQTWAEDLQEHRTTNAFASDTAGNAVTSLVSMQFVQRKQFWSTDNLNAYFTYDFQLGKTSHKLVAGYDMQYWYKLKGGGQNAARGFLLKDGSVTGSFIKTNAGNYQTITVGDKILPRPNVNYFDLNNPTYTIRNLNEYLLNARTAIPSALTKTQAVYIQEQIRIGKFSALLSLRNEWFEDITNYNAPKEASFSNAALIPRIGVTFEVSQSVNVYGTYLQGYQPQSNTVTLMPSTGGYTWTDQSAAQFKPLISDLKEIGMKATLVKGRITINSAIYEINQKNILMNANDPNNPDLLVQRGADRSRGFEVDIAGYIRSNWQINASYSFIDATIVMDRNEELIGKRKENTPRHSGNIWTRYNFGESSVLKDLGIGLGMQAQGSRIPWFSRDFEVPAFSVFDAAVYYTPGKSNMQVALNCNNVLDKTYWIGAQNYTRLFPGAPRNFILTATYRF; the protein is encoded by the coding sequence ATGCTTAAAAAGTTACCATTTTTACTTCTTCTTGTCCTTGTTTCACAGATCGTAAATGCTCAACATGTGCTTACCGGAAAAGTTACAGACCCATCCGGAATACCACTTCCACATGCAAATATTAAGTTGAGTTCTGGTACTGCCTCAAAAGGAACACATAGTGATGCAAATGGATATTTTGAGTTTACTAACCTGCAAAATCAAGTTTATTCCTTGATTGTTAGTTCGGTAGGGTATCAAACTAGTGAGCAAATTGCGACTATTCAGCAGGCAGATTTGGTAGTAAGTATTACATTGATACCACAAACAACAGAATTGCAGGGTGTTGAAATTGTCGGACGTTCCCAAAGGAATTATACCAGTGACTATAGTTTTTCAGCTACAAAGATTGCCATTAGAAATAAGGATCTCCCGCAGTCTGTATCTACAGTAACCAAGGAGTTGATCACCGACCGACAGGCATTCCAACTGGCAGATGCTGTGAAAATAGCCAGTGGAGTAATTCCTTCCAGCTTTTATAACCAATATGCAATCCGGGGGATCAGTCAGAACGAGGAAGGGCAGATTATTAATGGCCTGCGTACCCGGCAGTATTATTTTTTGCAGCCTCTTACTAGCAATATTGAACGAGTAGAAGTGTTAAAGGGGCCCGCATCAGTGACTTTCTCTAGTGTTGATCCGGGAGGAAGTATTAATATGGTTACCAAAAAGCCTCTTGCTGAAGATCGTAAAGAGATAACTTTGGGTGCTGGTAGCTTTAGCACTATCCGTGGAGCACTTGACTTTACCGGGCCATTAAATGAATCTAAAACGTTGTTATATCGTCTTAACGGAGCCTACCAGGAAGCCCGTTCCTATCGTGATCTGATATCCAATAAATCTATTCTTATTTCTCCTTCATTCAGCTACATTCCCAACACAAAAACAGCCATTAACGCAGAGATAATTTTTAGTAATTTGAATGGCAATCTGGATAGAGGACAACCCATTTTTGGTGCTATAGCAGGAAAGACCAATCTGAATAGCACTCCTATTAGTTTAAATCTGGCCGCTCCTACAGACTTTTTCAAATCCAAAGAGTTGATTCTGATGGGGAGTTTTGCACATAAATTCACAGAGAAACTAAGTGTGAATGTTTCCTATATGAAGCAGACCTGGGCAGAAGATTTGCAAGAGCATCGTACCACCAATGCTTTTGCGTCAGATACAGCAGGTAACGCTGTTACAAGTCTGGTAAGCATGCAGTTTGTGCAGCGAAAGCAATTCTGGAGCACAGATAACCTCAATGCCTACTTTACCTATGATTTTCAGCTTGGAAAAACTTCGCACAAACTGGTAGCCGGATACGATATGCAGTACTGGTACAAGCTGAAAGGGGGAGGACAAAATGCTGCCCGTGGATTTTTACTGAAAGATGGCTCAGTGACAGGAAGTTTTATTAAAACGAATGCTGGCAATTACCAGACAATTACAGTTGGTGATAAGATATTGCCACGTCCCAATGTAAATTATTTTGACCTGAATAATCCAACTTATACTATTCGCAATCTGAATGAATACCTACTTAATGCCAGGACGGCTATCCCTTCTGCATTAACTAAAACGCAGGCAGTTTATATACAGGAACAAATCCGGATAGGTAAGTTCTCTGCATTATTGAGTTTGCGAAATGAATGGTTTGAAGATATTACAAACTACAATGCTCCTAAAGAGGCATCTTTTTCCAACGCTGCTCTGATTCCCCGAATAGGTGTAACATTTGAAGTGAGCCAGAGTGTAAATGTGTATGGAACCTATCTGCAAGGGTACCAGCCTCAATCCAATACGGTTACGTTGATGCCAAGTACAGGTGGTTATACGTGGACAGATCAATCTGCTGCTCAGTTTAAACCATTGATCAGTGATTTAAAAGAAATCGGGATGAAAGCTACCTTAGTAAAAGGCAGAATTACCATTAATTCCGCAATCTATGAGATCAATCAGAAGAATATTCTCATGAATGCCAATGATCCGAACAACCCTGATTTACTTGTGCAGAGGGGTGCCGACCGAAGTCGTGGGTTTGAAGTGGATATCGCAGGGTATATTCGTTCTAACTGGCAGATCAATGCATCCTACAGCTTTATTGATGCAACAATTGTGATGGATCGGAATGAGGAATTGATCGGAAAGCGTAAAGAGAATACACCCAGGCACAGTGGCAATATATGGACTCGCTATAATTTTGGTGAATCATCTGTTTTGAAAGATCTCGGCATAGGATTAGGTATGCAGGCACAAGGAAGTCGCATTCCCTGGTTCTCAAGAGATTTCGAAGTACCTGCTTTTTCTGTATTTGATGCTGCAGTTTATTATACACCTGGAAAAAGCAATATGCAAGTAGCTCTTAATTGCAATAATGTACTGGACAAAACCTACTGGATTGGAGCTCAGAATTATACTCGTCTATTTCCGGGTGCACCCAGAAACTTTATTCTGACAGCAACCTATAGATTTTAG
- a CDS encoding STAS/SEC14 domain-containing protein, with the protein MYLSFTLTLSLIMEPIHFQRASGSVYCTIRYDEREQCLCDSWDGKFGTQDNFQKVIQKTADLITQNKITKLLSDQSRMEGSYDGSNQWIEQEIIPVVIKHLKRHAIVLPKNIFANLSAKDYVKQQGKYEVRLFGSVEDARKWIA; encoded by the coding sequence ATGTACTTATCTTTTACCCTTACCTTATCCCTGATTATGGAACCTATACATTTTCAGAGAGCCAGTGGCTCTGTCTATTGTACAATCCGGTATGATGAAAGAGAACAGTGTCTATGTGACAGTTGGGATGGAAAGTTTGGCACACAAGATAATTTCCAGAAAGTAATTCAGAAAACAGCTGACCTGATCACCCAAAATAAAATCACCAAGTTGTTAAGCGATCAATCCAGAATGGAAGGCTCATATGATGGCTCCAATCAATGGATAGAGCAGGAAATAATTCCGGTTGTGATCAAACATCTCAAACGACATGCTATTGTTTTACCTAAAAATATCTTTGCTAATCTGTCAGCCAAAGATTATGTAAAACAGCAAGGAAAATATGAAGTACGCTTATTCGGCAGTGTTGAAGATGCCCGCAAATGGATTGCCTGA
- a CDS encoding NADH:flavin oxidoreductase codes for MKKDILFQPFTLKSLHLRNRIVMAPMTRSFSPNGIPTEEVATYYSKRAAAQVGLILSEGTVINRPSSSNDPNIPHFYGEESLKGWQKVIQGVHQAGGQMGPQIWHMGVMYNHHSGWVPPVPFEGPSGLNKPDFTNGVTMTEKDIYDTIAAFGQAAADAKRLGFDCVELHGAHGYLIDQFFWEGTNLRTDEFGGKTVVERSKFAIEVIKEVRRRVGEDFTIILRLSQWKPQDYTFKLTKTPQEMEAWLTPLADAGVDIFHCSQRRFWDSEFDGSDLNFAGWAKKLTGKATITVGSIGLSGEFLAAFKGESSQPQSIEQLLERMDRGEFDLAAVGRSLLADPNWVEKIRDERTAELKGFTKEALGALL; via the coding sequence ATGAAAAAAGATATATTGTTTCAGCCATTTACGTTGAAATCATTGCATTTGAGAAACCGTATTGTCATGGCTCCCATGACACGTTCTTTTTCACCTAATGGTATTCCTACAGAAGAGGTAGCAACTTATTACAGCAAACGTGCAGCAGCTCAGGTAGGATTGATTTTATCAGAAGGTACAGTAATTAATCGTCCTTCGTCTTCCAATGATCCAAACATCCCTCATTTTTATGGAGAGGAATCTTTAAAAGGATGGCAAAAAGTGATACAAGGTGTGCATCAGGCAGGTGGTCAGATGGGGCCACAGATATGGCATATGGGGGTGATGTATAATCATCATTCTGGATGGGTACCACCAGTACCGTTTGAAGGTCCGTCTGGATTAAACAAGCCTGACTTTACCAATGGTGTGACCATGACTGAAAAGGACATCTATGATACTATTGCTGCTTTTGGTCAGGCTGCAGCAGATGCTAAACGTTTAGGTTTTGACTGCGTGGAATTGCATGGCGCACACGGGTATCTGATTGATCAGTTTTTCTGGGAAGGAACCAATCTTCGTACAGATGAATTTGGTGGAAAAACAGTAGTAGAACGTAGCAAATTTGCAATTGAAGTAATAAAAGAAGTTCGTCGGCGTGTAGGCGAGGATTTTACTATTATTCTTCGTTTATCTCAATGGAAGCCTCAGGATTATACCTTTAAATTGACAAAAACTCCACAGGAAATGGAAGCTTGGTTGACACCTCTTGCTGATGCCGGAGTGGATATTTTCCATTGTTCGCAACGGCGTTTCTGGGATTCTGAATTTGATGGATCAGATTTAAACTTTGCGGGTTGGGCTAAAAAGCTAACTGGTAAAGCTACAATTACAGTAGGCTCAATTGGATTGAGTGGAGAATTTCTGGCTGCTTTCAAAGGAGAAAGCTCACAGCCTCAGTCTATAGAACAGTTATTGGAACGTATGGATAGAGGAGAATTTGATCTGGCTGCAGTAGGACGTTCATTACTGGCAGATCCAAATTGGGTAGAAAAGATTCGAGATGAACGTACTGCTGAACTGAAAGGCTTTACAAAAGAAGCACTGGGCGCATTACTATAA
- a CDS encoding metalloregulator ArsR/SmtB family transcription factor → MDSVEVFKALSNKTRLQILSWLKDPETHFPAQEQMSLDCHGVCVGQIQIKCGLSQSTVSEYLSLLQRTGLVTATRVGQWTYYKRNEEGIKLLEKFIQNEI, encoded by the coding sequence ATGGATTCGGTAGAAGTATTTAAAGCATTATCCAATAAAACCCGATTGCAAATTTTATCGTGGCTTAAAGATCCGGAAACCCATTTTCCTGCGCAGGAACAAATGTCTTTAGATTGCCATGGAGTATGTGTAGGGCAGATACAGATAAAATGTGGATTGAGTCAGTCTACAGTATCTGAATATCTGTCTTTGTTACAAAGAACCGGATTGGTAACAGCTACACGGGTAGGCCAGTGGACCTATTATAAACGCAATGAAGAGGGGATAAAGTTATTGGAGAAATTCATTCAGAACGAAATCTAA
- the gatB gene encoding Asp-tRNA(Asn)/Glu-tRNA(Gln) amidotransferase subunit GatB → MEYEVVIGLEVHCQLLTNTKIFAADAVVFGDAPNTHISVITLGYPGTLPKLNKKAVEFAIKMGLACGSEITRYNVFARKNYFYPDLPKGYQISQDKTPICVGGGVTIKTKNGEQFIQLHHIHLEEDAGKSIHSEEETDTLLDYNRAGTALIEIVTDPVMKTSEEAAAYLTEVRKLVRYLEICDGNMEEGSLRCDANISIMPKGSTVLGTKVEVKNMNSIRNVQRAIDVEIERQKRAVANGEKIIQETRLFDVTDGRTYSMRTKETMNDYRYFPDPDLAPFVVSEEWLADIKAQMPALPHELHEKFVTTYKLPEYDATVLTDTKEVALYFDKVCSHTTNYKAASNWVMGQIKSYLNENHLDITQFPISPETLSGLIELIDKDKISHTIAAHQVFPLLIQQPGKTAQQIAEENNLLKQNDDNALQTIINEVLAANPQKVKEYKFDGKKNLVGMFMGEVMKKSGGKADPKLANQLLIKTLSEN, encoded by the coding sequence ATGGAATACGAAGTTGTCATCGGATTGGAAGTACACTGTCAACTGCTAACCAACACCAAGATCTTTGCAGCTGATGCCGTTGTATTTGGCGATGCCCCTAATACTCATATCAGTGTCATTACCTTAGGTTATCCTGGAACATTGCCTAAACTCAACAAGAAAGCAGTAGAATTTGCGATTAAGATGGGATTAGCATGTGGTTCTGAAATTACACGATACAATGTATTTGCCCGCAAAAATTATTTTTATCCTGATCTTCCGAAAGGCTATCAGATTTCACAGGACAAGACCCCTATCTGTGTAGGCGGAGGTGTAACTATCAAAACCAAAAATGGTGAACAGTTTATCCAACTACACCATATACATCTGGAAGAAGATGCAGGGAAGTCGATACACTCTGAAGAAGAAACAGATACTCTCTTAGATTATAATCGTGCAGGTACAGCTTTGATTGAGATTGTAACTGATCCAGTAATGAAAACATCTGAAGAAGCTGCTGCTTATCTGACGGAAGTGCGTAAACTGGTACGTTATTTGGAGATCTGTGATGGGAATATGGAAGAAGGCTCCCTACGCTGTGATGCCAATATTTCGATAATGCCCAAAGGAAGTACAGTATTGGGAACAAAGGTAGAGGTCAAGAACATGAACTCCATCCGGAACGTGCAACGGGCAATTGATGTGGAAATCGAACGTCAGAAGCGTGCTGTAGCGAATGGAGAGAAAATTATTCAGGAAACCCGCCTATTTGATGTTACAGATGGCAGAACATATTCTATGCGTACTAAAGAAACTATGAACGACTATCGTTATTTCCCTGATCCGGATCTGGCACCTTTCGTTGTTTCAGAGGAATGGCTGGCAGACATTAAGGCACAAATGCCTGCACTTCCACACGAATTGCATGAGAAATTCGTTACTACCTATAAATTACCTGAGTATGATGCCACAGTGTTAACAGACACCAAAGAAGTAGCTTTATATTTTGACAAAGTATGTAGTCATACAACCAACTACAAAGCAGCCTCAAACTGGGTGATGGGACAAATCAAATCGTATCTAAATGAAAATCATCTGGATATAACTCAATTTCCGATAAGTCCGGAAACTTTGTCAGGTTTGATTGAGTTAATTGATAAAGATAAAATTAGCCACACCATAGCTGCACATCAGGTATTTCCGTTGCTGATTCAACAGCCTGGCAAAACTGCACAACAGATTGCAGAAGAAAATAACCTGCTGAAACAGAATGACGACAATGCCTTACAAACTATCATCAACGAAGTACTGGCAGCAAACCCACAAAAAGTAAAAGAGTATAAATTTGACGGAAAAAAAAATCTGGTAGGAATGTTTATGGGTGAAGTGATGAAAAAATCTGGAGGAAAAGCCGATCCTAAACTAGCCAATCAACTACTAATTAAGACATTATCTGAAAATTAG